A single genomic interval of Asinibacterium sp. OR53 harbors:
- a CDS encoding vanadium-dependent haloperoxidase yields the protein MKQIIGIAVAAFFFVSCNQQKDYQTIIHNPGLYSRTVYELNTVVMGNNFNPVVASRNYAYAAIAGYEVIAAGAPNQYQSLAGQLKGLKSVPGPEAGKEIDFPYAALLAYCKVGEAVTFPEGSMQLYVDSLKKMAKDHGMPKAMLANSEAYAQAVGNAILAWSKGDNYAQTRSGEKYTVIDSPGRWVPTPPMYAQAAEPHWMEIRTMVLDSASQFRPVHPPKFDIKDKNSEYYRNVMMIKQAVDSLNDEQKHIAAFWDDNPFKMNVSGHVMFSTKKFSPPGHWMSITGIAAQTAKADFATAVCAFAKTSIALFDAFIHCWDAKYLYNTVRPETVINKYFDPNWRPYLQTPAFPEYTCGHSTISSAAAEALTSVFGDHLAYTDSTELEFGIANRSYKSFRDAAEENNWARFYGGLHYHNSCIVSTKYGKMVGDLIVDRLKMKK from the coding sequence ATGAAACAAATCATCGGTATTGCGGTTGCCGCATTTTTTTTTGTGTCTTGTAATCAGCAAAAGGATTATCAAACCATCATACATAACCCCGGCTTGTATTCCAGAACTGTATATGAATTGAATACAGTGGTAATGGGGAATAATTTTAACCCTGTTGTAGCTTCACGTAATTATGCATATGCGGCTATCGCTGGTTATGAAGTCATAGCTGCGGGCGCCCCCAATCAATATCAGTCACTGGCCGGACAACTAAAAGGATTGAAATCCGTTCCCGGGCCGGAGGCCGGTAAAGAGATTGATTTCCCTTATGCAGCTTTGCTGGCGTATTGTAAAGTTGGAGAAGCCGTTACTTTCCCGGAGGGCAGTATGCAATTGTATGTAGACAGTCTGAAAAAAATGGCGAAGGATCATGGTATGCCAAAGGCAATGCTTGCAAACTCCGAAGCGTATGCACAAGCAGTAGGCAATGCTATTTTAGCATGGAGTAAGGGAGATAATTATGCCCAGACAAGAAGTGGAGAAAAATACACCGTCATCGATAGCCCGGGACGTTGGGTGCCTACACCACCCATGTATGCCCAGGCAGCAGAGCCTCACTGGATGGAAATACGTACCATGGTACTCGACAGTGCCAGCCAGTTCCGGCCGGTGCATCCGCCTAAGTTTGATATCAAAGACAAGAACAGTGAGTATTACCGCAATGTAATGATGATCAAACAGGCAGTAGACAGCCTGAATGATGAACAAAAACATATCGCTGCTTTCTGGGATGACAATCCATTTAAAATGAATGTCTCCGGCCATGTGATGTTCAGCACCAAGAAGTTTTCACCGCCGGGACACTGGATGAGCATTACAGGTATTGCTGCTCAAACAGCTAAAGCAGATTTTGCCACGGCTGTTTGTGCTTTTGCAAAAACCAGCATTGCTTTGTTCGATGCATTCATACACTGTTGGGATGCTAAATACTTATACAACACCGTAAGGCCCGAAACGGTGATCAATAAATATTTCGATCCCAATTGGCGCCCCTATTTACAAACACCTGCTTTCCCGGAATATACTTGCGGGCATTCCACTATTTCTTCAGCTGCGGCAGAAGCGTTGACCAGCGTGTTCGGTGATCATCTCGCCTATACCGATTCTACCGAACTGGAATTCGGTATTGCCAACCGCTCGTACAAATCTTTCCGTGATGCAGCAGAAGAAAATAACTGGGCCCGCTTTTACGGAGGTCTTCATTATCACAACTCCTGCATCGTAAGTACGAAATACGGCAAGATGGTGGGTGACCTCATCGTTGATCGGCTGAAGATGAAAAAATAA
- a CDS encoding transporter, with protein sequence MKPILIFTISVLLISVQASSQGCVAIRSIGGMCMMEHTGADTTESKWMFNANNRYFKSFRHFVGTQEQPQRIANGTEVINHSYALDLTLTRILDKRWSLAFNMPILYNERSSLYEHGGKERHTTKSFGMGDVRFTAYAWILDPASHHRFNAQAGLGIKLPTGDYKYQDKFYTATPGVTVYGPVDQSIQLGDGGTGFTTELNAYYNLSHRVNLYGNFYYLINPREQNGVSTARGGTPSPTAVAYGSDVMSVPDQYMYRLGANFQVNRFTLSGGIRKECVPAKDLVGGSNGFRRPGYVVSVEPGVTYAFKKMSLYAYVPVAVKRDRTQSVPDMIKTDITGTYAQGDAAFADYSVSIGMNIRF encoded by the coding sequence GTGAAACCTATACTCATATTCACTATTAGCGTACTGCTTATTTCCGTGCAAGCCTCTTCACAAGGCTGCGTAGCCATCCGCAGCATCGGCGGCATGTGCATGATGGAACATACCGGCGCAGATACTACAGAAAGCAAATGGATGTTCAATGCCAACAACCGGTATTTCAAATCTTTCCGCCATTTTGTGGGTACACAGGAACAGCCGCAGCGCATAGCAAATGGCACGGAAGTGATCAATCATTCCTACGCACTGGACCTTACACTTACCCGCATACTCGATAAAAGATGGTCGCTGGCATTCAATATGCCCATATTGTACAATGAACGCTCTTCTTTGTATGAACATGGCGGTAAAGAAAGACATACCACCAAATCTTTCGGTATGGGCGACGTGCGATTCACTGCATACGCCTGGATACTGGATCCTGCCAGTCACCACCGCTTCAACGCGCAGGCAGGGTTGGGCATCAAACTGCCTACCGGCGATTACAAATACCAGGATAAATTTTACACTGCAACGCCTGGTGTTACGGTGTACGGTCCTGTTGACCAGTCCATACAATTGGGCGATGGCGGCACAGGCTTTACTACAGAGCTGAATGCTTATTACAACTTATCACATCGTGTGAACCTCTATGGTAATTTTTATTATCTCATCAACCCTAGAGAACAAAATGGCGTATCTACAGCAAGGGGTGGAACACCTAGCCCAACTGCAGTTGCTTATGGAAGCGATGTGATGAGTGTACCGGATCAATACATGTACAGGTTAGGAGCAAATTTTCAGGTTAATAGGTTCACATTATCAGGAGGTATTCGCAAAGAATGCGTTCCTGCAAAAGACCTGGTTGGTGGCAGCAATGGATTCAGGAGGCCGGGATATGTAGTTTCGGTAGAGCCGGGCGTTACGTATGCGTTCAAAAAGATGAGCCTGTATGCGTATGTGCCGGTGGCTGTTAAGCGCGACCGCACACAGAGCGTGCCGGACATGATCAAAACAGATATAACAGGCACGTATGCACAAGGCGATGCGGCATTTGCAGATTATAGTGTTAGCATAGGTATGAACATCCGCTTTTAA
- a CDS encoding LacI family DNA-binding transcriptional regulator, translated as MKFEAVTIKDIAKALGLSTSTVSRALRDSYEISPETKKQVLEYAQKINYRPNPIALSLKEKRSHSIGIVVSEIANNFFSQVINGIESIAYDRGYNVVITQSHESYHRELSNVQYLASRSVDGLLISVSAETQDLQHLQGLHDKGLPIVFFDRVVENIDTHKVTIDNARGAFDATHYLLQHGYQQVAALMNAEYLSITRERLAGYKNALNKNGRSFDPDLVQYCRHGGLDYEEVEQALDQLFSQQKKPDAIFGGSDTLTTNCLRYLKAHNIRMPEDIGLIGFSNIDLSELLSPSLSVVRQPAFEIGKLATSLLLELIESKRPVKTFNTQVLSPSLLIGESSQRIKKAKKL; from the coding sequence ATGAAATTTGAAGCAGTTACCATAAAAGATATTGCAAAAGCGCTCGGCCTGTCCACCTCCACCGTTTCGAGGGCGCTCCGCGACAGTTATGAGATCAGCCCCGAAACCAAAAAACAGGTATTGGAATATGCGCAAAAGATCAATTACAGGCCCAATCCCATCGCGCTTAGCCTGAAAGAAAAACGCAGCCATTCCATCGGCATCGTAGTATCTGAAATAGCCAACAACTTTTTTTCGCAGGTGATCAATGGGATAGAATCCATTGCGTATGATCGTGGTTATAATGTGGTCATCACCCAAAGTCACGAATCTTACCACCGCGAGCTGAGCAATGTGCAGTACCTGGCTTCCCGTTCGGTTGACGGGTTACTGATTTCCGTTTCGGCTGAAACGCAGGACCTGCAGCACTTGCAAGGGTTGCATGATAAAGGCTTACCGATCGTTTTTTTCGACAGGGTCGTAGAAAATATTGATACACACAAAGTAACCATCGACAATGCACGCGGCGCTTTCGATGCCACGCATTACCTTTTACAGCACGGGTATCAACAGGTAGCTGCACTGATGAATGCAGAATACCTCTCCATTACCAGGGAAAGGTTGGCGGGTTATAAAAATGCGCTGAACAAAAACGGGCGCTCCTTCGATCCGGATCTCGTACAATATTGTCGGCACGGCGGACTGGATTACGAAGAAGTGGAACAAGCGCTGGATCAGCTTTTTAGCCAACAAAAAAAACCTGATGCTATTTTTGGCGGCTCCGATACACTGACCACCAATTGCCTTCGTTATTTAAAAGCACATAATATCCGCATGCCCGAAGACATCGGGCTCATCGGTTTCTCCAATATAGACCTGAGCGAATTGCTTTCGCCCTCTTTATCGGTGGTACGCCAACCTGCCTTTGAAATAGGCAAGCTGGCTACCAGCCTTTTACTGGAGTTGATCGAAAGCAAGCGTCCTGTAAAAACTTTCAACACACAAGTGCTATCTCCCAGTTTGCTCATCGGCGAATCATCTCAACGCATAAAAAAGGCCAAAAAATTGTAA
- a CDS encoding DUF4350 domain-containing protein, with protein sequence MKYRLHLFTLLLMISSLSAGAQRWSERMAETVMHLWPDSMAMKPGHPVGWSYDQGVVLNGMEQVWLRTGKGKYFNYIQKSMDLFVQKDGKILTYKQADYNIDNVKPGCSLLLLYEVLEEEKYKKGAQLLREQLAGQPRTKEGGFWHKKRYPNQMWLDGLYMGEPFYAQYAQRFNEPSAFDDIANQFVWMEKHARDARTGLLYHGWDENKTEKWSNPANGQSSQFWGRAMGWYGMALVDVLDYFPADHPRRKELLSILQRYITAVKQVQDKTSGIWWQVLNKPNEKGNYPEASASCMFVYTLAKALRMAYTTDATTMTAAKKGFDGIIKNFITVENGQVNLNKVCQVAGLGGTPYRDGSYAYYIGEPVVTNDPKGVGAFILAAAEMENLADQQSGVGKGKTVLLDYYFNNERKKNKEGNTVRFHYIWEDWANSGFSLWGHVFRNTGAKTASLETAPTADNLKKASVYIIVDPDIPTENPHPNYIEQADITAITNWVKAGGTLILMGNDSINAEFKHLNQLAAHFGIQFNEDCENKVIGKQFEMGMIRVNAGNPVFKRARQVYIKELSTLNVQAPAQVVLTHKGKNIVAVSKLGKGKVFAVGDPWVYNEYTDGRRLPADYQNFEVAQDIAEWALKGEK encoded by the coding sequence ATGAAATATCGTCTCCACCTTTTTACGCTTCTGCTCATGATCAGCAGCCTTTCGGCAGGCGCACAGCGCTGGTCTGAACGCATGGCTGAAACTGTTATGCATCTCTGGCCCGACAGCATGGCCATGAAACCCGGCCACCCGGTAGGATGGTCTTACGACCAGGGTGTTGTATTGAATGGAATGGAACAGGTGTGGTTGCGTACGGGCAAAGGAAAATATTTCAATTACATACAAAAGAGTATGGACCTGTTTGTACAGAAAGATGGCAAAATACTTACTTACAAACAGGCCGATTACAATATAGACAACGTTAAGCCGGGATGCAGCCTCTTGTTATTGTATGAAGTGCTGGAAGAGGAGAAGTATAAAAAAGGAGCGCAGCTACTGCGTGAACAACTGGCAGGGCAACCGCGTACTAAAGAAGGCGGCTTTTGGCACAAGAAAAGATATCCCAACCAGATGTGGCTGGATGGCCTGTATATGGGAGAACCATTTTACGCGCAATATGCGCAGCGTTTCAATGAACCTTCTGCTTTCGATGATATTGCCAACCAGTTCGTATGGATGGAAAAGCACGCCAGGGATGCCAGAACAGGCTTGCTGTACCACGGATGGGATGAAAACAAAACAGAAAAATGGTCCAACCCTGCGAACGGACAATCATCACAATTCTGGGGAAGGGCCATGGGCTGGTATGGTATGGCGCTGGTAGATGTGCTGGATTATTTCCCGGCAGATCATCCGCGAAGAAAAGAATTACTCAGCATCCTGCAACGATACATCACAGCCGTTAAACAGGTACAGGATAAAACCAGCGGTATATGGTGGCAGGTACTGAACAAGCCCAATGAAAAAGGCAATTACCCCGAAGCTTCCGCTTCCTGCATGTTCGTATATACCCTTGCGAAAGCCTTGCGGATGGCTTATACAACAGATGCAACTACCATGACCGCTGCGAAGAAAGGATTCGATGGTATTATCAAAAACTTTATCACTGTTGAGAACGGACAGGTTAACCTGAACAAAGTGTGCCAGGTAGCCGGTCTCGGCGGTACGCCATACCGTGATGGCAGTTATGCTTATTATATCGGCGAGCCGGTGGTAACCAACGACCCCAAAGGTGTTGGAGCATTTATTCTTGCAGCCGCGGAAATGGAAAACCTGGCCGACCAGCAATCCGGCGTGGGCAAGGGCAAGACCGTGCTGCTCGATTATTATTTCAATAATGAAAGAAAGAAGAACAAAGAAGGTAATACGGTTCGGTTCCATTATATATGGGAAGATTGGGCGAATAGCGGCTTCTCTTTATGGGGCCATGTATTCAGGAATACAGGCGCTAAAACTGCATCGCTCGAAACAGCGCCTACGGCAGATAACCTGAAAAAAGCATCTGTATATATTATTGTGGATCCCGACATTCCTACAGAAAATCCTCATCCCAATTACATAGAACAGGCAGACATTACGGCTATCACCAATTGGGTAAAAGCCGGTGGCACACTGATCCTGATGGGCAACGACAGCATCAACGCAGAATTCAAACACCTCAATCAACTGGCTGCGCATTTTGGAATACAATTCAATGAAGACTGTGAGAATAAAGTAATAGGCAAGCAATTTGAAATGGGTATGATCAGGGTGAATGCAGGCAACCCCGTATTTAAAAGAGCCAGGCAGGTATACATCAAAGAATTATCTACCCTCAATGTGCAAGCGCCTGCACAGGTGGTGCTCACCCATAAAGGAAAGAATATTGTAGCTGTTTCGAAATTGGGCAAGGGCAAGGTCTTTGCTGTAGGCGATCCCTGGGTGTACAATGAATATACCGATGGAAGAAGATTGCCTGCGGATTATCAAAATTTTGAAGTGGCGCAGGATATCGCTGAATGGGCTTTGAAAGGAGAAAAATAA